The Lactobacillus sp. ESL0680 DNA segment TTGGCATCACATTTATCGGCTAATGCACCCATAAACAGCTTGGCAACACCATAACCAATGCCAAAGCACGACAAAATCAGACCAATATCAGCGGTTGTAAAGTGATATACCTTCATAATATCGTTCTGTTCAGTCGTAAAAACTAGCCTAATGATGTAATACCCAATATAGCCAATGCAAGTTGAAAGTAAAACACCAAGTTGCCGTAACTTATAAGTCTTTCCGATTTTTTCCTGCGGCACTCGTTTTTGAGAATCTGGTCGCGCTAAAATCCACTTAAACATAAATCTTCTCCTCCCCTTGTATTAAGCTAATGATAGCACTATCAGGAAATTAATAATATCTATTTTTTTCAAGCCTGTTTAATCGACTTTAATAATTGTTACTTGATATTCACCAGCAGGTGCCGCCACTGTTACTGTCGTCTTCGCCTTCTGTTTCATAATCGCCTGCCCCAATGGCGAGTCAAATGCGACTTTCCCCTCATCTAAATCTGCTTCCATTCGGCCAACGATGCGATATTCTTCAACTTCATCATCACCAGCAAACTTCAAGGTCACGGTCTTGCCTAAATCAACCTTACCGTCATCAGTTTTCTCCACAATTTCAGCATATTTTAACTGCTTATCTAAGTACCGCAAACGGCTCTGCAAGTGTCCCAAATCACGTTTAGCCTCGGTATATTCAGTATTTTCAGATAAGTCACCTAAGCTGCGCGCTTCCTGCAAAATCTTAATTCGGCGCGGCCGATCTTTTTTCAAATCTGCAATTTCATCCTTGATTTTTTGGTAGCCCTCCGGCGTCATTTTTTGATAATAAACCATTCCAAGATTACTCCTACTTTTTTAAATTTATAATTATCCACAAGCAAAATAACTGATAACGACAGTATTTTTTACCTAAAATTAGCACTCTAAAATTAAGAGTGCTAAATATTTCCATTTTCCTAATCTGCCTACTATAATAATCAGTGTAAGGAAGAAATGAAAGTCTTCTCTACAAATAATTTAATTTTTGAAAGGAAGTTTTTACTATGGCACAAGATTTAACGAATCGTCACAATGACTTATTTGACGCAATGAATGATTGGTTTGACCTTCCACAGAAATTTTTTGATACTAACGAAATGGCAAAATTAATGCAGGCTGATGTTGCCGAAAACGACAGAAACTATGTTGTTAAGGTTGATATGCCCGGCATGGATAAAGAAAAGATTAATTTAAACTATAATAACGGGGTTTTGAGCGTATCTGGCTCGAGAAAATCATTTAAAGATTTATCAAAAGATAGCAGTATTATCCACCGCGAAAGAAGTGCAGGGCACATTTCCCGCAGCTTTAGATTACCAAATGTAGTTGCAAGTGAGATTCATGCAAAGTATGATAATGGTGTATTGACTATCACACTGCCAAAGCAAACTGCCGGCAGTAGTGATAACTCGATTTCAATCGATTAACTTATTATTATATTTGCAAGAAGTCTTAGATAAGTTGCCAATACATGTAATTCTCTAAAACGAGTTCAGCTGTTGAACTCGTTTTTATTTTGTCCTAAAATAATTATTAATAATTAATTAAAAAAGGAGAATTACCTAATGAATCATCAACTTTCAATTCAAGAGTTAGCAAAGTATTCTGCCGACTTTAACAGCGATCCCCAAAATCAGGTTATTGCCCGTGCTGCTCAAAAGAGTGGAATTTTTGCGGCTTCTTATAATGAACAAAAGGCCAGCAATGACTTAAACCGCGTCTTTTCAACAGAATTAGATGTCGGCCAGGTTACCGCGCAACAGCATTCCGGACGCTGTTGGGAATTCGCAGCTCTCAACGTTTTGCGCCACTACTTTGGTAAAAAATATCATGTTAAGGACTTTACTTTCTCACAAAGTTATAATTTTTTCTGGGATAAGATTGAACGTGCCAATATTTTTTATAACCATATTATTGCAACTGCTGACCAATCACTTGACTCGCGAACTGTCCGCAAGTATCTGGCAAGTGCCGGTCAAGATGGCGGTCACTGGCAGCTGGCTGCATCCCTAGTGCAAAAGTACGGTGTTGTCCCTAGTTATGCAATGCCTGAGAGCTTCAACAGCAACAACACCGATGCTTTACAAATGGCTTTAGGCAAAAAATTGCGCAAAGATGCCTTAGTCTTGCGCCAATTAAAGCAAGACGGCAAGAATGAAGAAGTTGCGCAAACGCAAGATCGTTTCTTAAATGAAGTCTACCGGATGACAGCAATTGCTATCGGTGAACCACCTAAGAAATTTGATCTGGAATACCGCGATGATGACAAGAAGTATCATTTGGATAAGGATTTAACGCCGCAAACCTTCTACCAAAAGTATCTTGGTGACCTTGACCTAGATGACTATGTTGTTTTAACCAACTCACCTAACCACGAATATAACAAATTATACGGCTTTTCTGCCGACAACAATGTTGCGGGCTTATGTGAAATCAAGCTGCTCAACGTGCCAATGGAATACTTGGCTACTGCAACCATTCGCCAGCTTAAAGATGGAGAGGCTGTATGGTTTGGCAACGATGTATTGCACGAATTAGACCGACCAAAGGGCTACCTTGACTCTGAGCTTTACCAAATGAACGATCTTTTTAACGTTGACTTAAAGATGAGTAAGGCTGATAGACTGCGCACTGGCGAAGCAAACTTCTCACATGCCATGACTTTTGTTGGTGTTGATGAAGACCAAGGCGAAGTTCGCCGCTGGAAAGTTGAAAATTCTTGGGGCGATCAAGTTGGGAAGAATGGCTACTTTGTAATGAGCAATGACTGGTTTAACGACTATGTTTATGAAGTTGCTGTCCACAAAAAGTACTTGACGCCAGAGCAATTAGCTTTAGCAGAAGGCCCAATTGCTGAAGATTTACCCGTTTGGGATCCATTAGGCTAACAATAAAAAAACCGGGTTCAGTAATTGAACTCGGTTTTCTTTTAGCTTAAAATTAGAGAGTAATTCAAAAAAGATTAAAAAGGAGATCCGATATGGGACACAAATTAACTGTGCAAGAACTTGAACAATTCGCTGACAAGTTTAACGATAATCCAAAAAATCAGGTTGTTGCCCGCGCTGCTCAAAAGAGCGGTGTTCTAATGGCTTCATATAATGAACGTGTACAAGGTGAACTGACACGCGTTTTTTCAACAGAATTAGATACGGAAAATGTTACTAACCAGCAACAATCTGGTCGCTGCTGGGAATTTGCAACGCTAAATATTTTGCGCCACAATTTTGGTAAAAAATACCACGTTAAGAACTTTACCTTCTCACAAAGTTACAACTTTTTCTGGGATAAAATTGAGCGCGCCAATATTTTTTACGACAATATTTTAGCTAGTGCCGATGAACCACTTGACTCACGAACTGTTAGAGCTTATTTGCGTGATGCCGGTGAAGATGGCGGTCAATTCCACATGGCAGCAGCCTTAGTTGAAAAATATGGTGTCGTACCAACTTATGCAATGCCAGAAAATTTCAACACCAATAATACAAACGCTTTTGCCAAAGCCTTGGGCGATAAAATGCGCAAGGATGCATTAGTATTGCGGGAATTGAAGCAAGCTGGCAAGGATGAAGAAATCGAGGAAACACGGCAGCAATTCTTAAGTGAAGTTTACCAAATGACGGCAATTGCTGTTGGTGAGCCACCTAAGAAATTTGACTTGGAATACCGTGATGATGATAAGAAGTATCATTTGGACAAAGATTTAACGCCACTTGAATTTTTGCATAAGTATCTCGGTGACGTAAACTTTGACGACTATGTCGTTTTAACTAATGCCCCAGACCATGAATATGACAAGTTATACGGTCTACCATTTGAAGACAACGTTGAAGGTTCCTACAGAGTTAAATTCTTGAACGTACCAATGGAATATCTTGAACAAGCTGCTGTTGCCCAATTAAAAGACGGCGAAGCCGTTTGGTTTGGTAACGATGTCGGCGAGCAAAGCGACCGTAAACAAGGTTATCTTGATACTAACTTGTATCAATTAGATGACTTGTTTGGCATTAACTCCAAAATGTCCAAGGCCGACCAGCTGCGCACAGGTTCAGCTGCTTCAACCCATGCCATGACCTTGGTTGGTGTCGATGAGGATAATGGTCATATTCGCCAATGGAAAGTTGAAAATTCTTGGGGTGAAAAGAACGGCGACAAGGGCTTCTTCGTAATGACCAACGATTGGTTTAAGCAATATACTTATGAAGTTGTTGTGCACAAGAAGTACTTAACGCCGGCACAAGTTGCCTTGGCTGAAGGTCCAATCACCGACCTGCCAGTTTGGGATACTTTGGCTTAAAACTAAATTTTAGCTTTAGTATACTTAAAAAACGAGATTCGAAAATCGAACCTCGTTTTTTTGTTGATTTAATTTTTTATCTATGCACTACTTACTTTGCTCCAATAATTCGTCAAAGCGCTTGAAGAACAACTCCTTGTTAGCCTTAGTAACTAAAGTGATTTCACGGCCATTTGGATCATCTTCCATTCTTCCTTGAGCAATTCCTGAAGTAATCACTCGAACTTTACGCCGTTCAACTTCAGAAACAACTTCAGGATACAATGCACTAATTGTGGTCAAAACATCCCAGAAATATAGTTGCGCTGTTTGTACCGGCGGATTAACCAATAAGCTGTAGCCTTGACCCACTAAGTCCATTGCTGGATACTTGCGTAAGCTCGCCCAATGCATCCGTAATTCATCAGTCAGCGGTAATTCTTCACTACTTTCAAGACCCACAATTTGCATCGGAATGTGTGATGCTAACACACGACTAACAGCCTGTGGGTCCCAAAAGGCATTCCACTCCTGGCTGCCATCGGCATTAATCATCACTACATTACCGTGGCCATCAAGTGAGCCGCCCATCCAGTAAAGTTTAGCAATTTTACTTTCAATTGTTGGATCCTCATCAAGTGCCCTTGCCAAATCTGTCAATGGTCCCGTCATTACCAAGGTAATTGGCTCTGTTGCACTCTTAAGCTTGGCTATCATGTCTAAATGAGCTGGCAGTGCTGCTTGTTTGGTAATCATCTTGCCTGATTCATTTAAAATTGGCAAATAATTAAAGGAATACGAAGCTGTCCGCCATTCTTGTGGAAACTGGTTAACTGCTCGCGAATCTGACTTGGCAACTTCTAACTTGTCACCACGCAAATTAAAGCGGTCGGTCATCTTCCGGCAAACCTCAACTGCCGGATCAACATAACCATCGGCATCAATCGCACCTACGCCTAATAATTTAATATCAGGTGCCTGCAAGAGCAGTAAATATGAGACTAAATCGTCAATGTTCCCATCATGGTTAAAATAAATTTGTTTCATACAATCTCCTTATTTTGACTTGATATAATTTTGACCATCGGCAGCTGGCGCAACCGATTTACCAAAGAACAATACTAACACTACAATTGTAATCACATACGGCGCAATCTGCATATAAACAGCAGGAATATGGTTGAAAAATGGCAGTTGGTTACCAATAATACTGATACTCTGTGCAAAACCAAAGAATAATGATGCCAGCATTGCTCCAAGCGGATTCCACTTACCAAAGATTACTGCCGCCAAAGCCATAAAGCCCTGACCAACGATTGTGGAAACAGAAAAGTTCCCAGAAATTGCTTCCGCAAAAATAGCACCACCAATCCCGCCAAGAAAGCCGGAAATTAAGACACCAGCATAACGCATCCCGTAAACATTAATTCCCAATGTATCAGCGGCTTGGGGATTTTCACCGCAAGAGCGCAGCCGCAACCCAAAGCGTGTCTTGTAGAGCACCCACCAAAGGATAATGGTCACAATAATCGCTACCCAAGCTGGTGCCGAAGTATTCTGAAAGAAAATCGGACCAATCACTGGAATATTAGCCAAGCCCGGAAAAGAAAAATAACCAAAACTCTGACTGATATTCTCTGTTTGCCCTTTATCATAAATGGCCTTAATTAAGAAAACACCTAACGGTGGTGCCATTAAATTGAGCACCGTGCCGCTGATAATATGGTCAGCGTGAAAGTTAATGGTCGCTACTGCGTGCAGCAGTGAGAACAGCAAGCCAACAATCCCGCCGACTAATGCACCCAGCCACGGCGTGATTTTGCCAAAAGTACCGGCAAAGGTCAGGTTAAATACAATCGACGAGAAAGCACCCATCGTCATAATTCCTTCAAGACCAATGTTAGTGACACCAGAATTCTCACTATAAACTCCGCCCAACGCGGTAAAAATTAGTGGCGCCGAATAGACAAAAGTCGATGACACTAGTAAAGATAAAATCGCTACCAAACTCATTATTTTTGCCTCCCGTTATCTGCCTGCACTTCTTTTTTAATAGCAGTTAAATTAGGCGACTGCTTATCCTTAAACAAGCGGCCAATCACATACTGAATGGCAATAAAGAAAATAATTGCGGCAATCACAATTGAGACGATTTCATAAGGAATACCAGCAATTGTCTGCATTCCCAAGCCACCAATTTTTAAAATTGAGAACAATAATGCAGCCAGCAAAATACCAACAGCCGTACTGCCGCCCAACAAGGCAACAGACAGTCCGTCCCAACCAATATCCAAACTCGTAGTCTGCGTAAAGTAGTTTTGGTAGGTTCCTAAGCCTTGAACAACACCGCCCAGTCCGGCAAAGCCACCTGATAAAAGCATCGACAGCATAATATTTTTCTTAGTCGACATGCCGGCATACCGACTGGCATAAGGGTTGGTTCCAACTGACCGAATTTCAAAGCCAGTGGTCGTCTTTTTCATCAAATACCAGTAGAGCACAACTGCAATTAATGCTAAAAATATCCCCGCGTTAATCCGCGAATCGCCAAAGAAAGAACTCAACCAGTCAATCTTCAAACTACCATTAGCGGCGATTGTCTTGGTCGTATCCGTATCCAGCCGCAAACTACTTGGCATAATCTGCTGCATCAAATATTGACATGAGTAGAGCACAATATAATTAAGCATGATTGTAGTGATAACTTCATTCGTCCCAAATTGGGCCCGCAACCAACCAGCAATTCCTGCCACAATCGCGCCGGCAACAATTCCCGCAATTATCGCCAGCGGCAGTAAGACAACTTTGGGCAAATTAGGATTAGCTAACACGACCCAAATTGAAGCTAGCCAACCAGCTTGTGCTTGACCGGGCAAACCAATATTAAAAAAGCCGGCACTGGAAGCAATCGCGAAGCCAATCGCCGTAAAAATCAGCGGCGTGGCCTCCCGAATGGTTTCGCCAATACCATTCATGTTGCCAAGCGCACTAGAGAACATTGAGGAATAAGCCTGAATTGGATTGTAATTCCAAATTAACATAATTACTGCACCAATTAAAAAGCCAGCAAGGATGGAAATAACTGGTACTAAAATTCTTTTGGTTCTAGATGTTACTTTAAGCAAGAGCAGTACCTTCTTTCTTAACTCCGGTCATCAGCAGGCCTAATTCTTCATCACTAGTTTCTTCTGGCTTAACTTCACCAGAAATATTCCCATCATGAAGCACAATAATGCGGTCAGATAATTGCATAATCTCGTCTAATTCATAAGAAATTAACAAAATCGCCTTACCTTTTGCTCGCTCTTGTAATAATTGCTTGTGGATATATTCAATTGCCCCGACATCTAGTCCCCGTGTTGGTTGAAACGCAATGATTAAATCACTGTCACGGTCTAATTCTCGCGCAATAATCACCTTTTGCTGGTTACCACCGGACAAGTCACTCACCGGTAAATTAATTCCAGTAGTTCGAATATCAAACTTTTTCACCAACTTTTGTGCATGCTGACTAATGACATCACGACGCAAGATATGATGGCGTGAAAATGGCTCTTGATAATAATCCTGCAATGCCAAATTATCCGCAATTGAGAATGGCAAAATCAAACCATACTTTTGCCGGTCGGCGGGAATATGAGCCACGCCCCCTTGGGTAATTTTACGTACTTTTTGGTTGGTCAAGTCATGACTATTAATGATAATTTTGCCCGCACTAACGTGCCGCAAACCCGTTATTGCTTCTACTAATTCATCTTGACCGTTACCGTCAATTCCGGCTACTCCCAAAATTTCACCACCACGCAGGTTAAAGGATAACCCCTTAAGCGCGGCAACGCCCTGCTTATTTTTAACTTGCAGGTTGGTTATATCAAGAATGGTCTTACCTAATTCTACTGCCGGCTTGGTCAGACGCATATTAACGTGGCGCCCAACCATTAATTCGGCTAAGTTATTGTCAGTAACATCGGCAACGTTGAAAGTGCCGACACTTTTCCCAGCACGAATAACGGTCACACGGTCAGCTGCTCTTTTGATTTCCTCTAATTTATGCGTAATTAGAATAATTGACTTACCTTCTTTAGCCAGCTCCTTAAGAATCTGAATAAATTCCGTAATTTCTTGCGGGGTCAATACTGCCGTCGGCTCATCAAAAATCAAAATATCTGCGCCGCGATACAGCACCTTTAAAATTTCTACCCGTTGCTGCTGCGCTACGGTAATATCGCCCACTCTTTTATTAGGGTCAACATTCAGACCGTAACGTTGGGACAACTCTTCAATTTGCGTTTGCGCCTTTTTTAAATCCAATTTAGGTCCCTTGGTTGTCTCGTGACCCAAAATAATATTTTCTAAAACAGTAAAGGAATCCATTAGCATAAAGTGCTGGTGCACCATCCCAATGCCCAAATTTTTAGCTACTGTTGGATTTTTAACTGTAACTTGCTGACCACGCACCAGAATTTCACCAGCAGTTGGTGCTAATAACCCCGATAAAATACTCATCAAGGTTGACTTTCCCGCACCATTTTCGCCAAGTAAAGCTAAGATTTCACCATGATGCAAGACCAGATTAATATCATCATTAGCCTTAAAACCATTGAAGTCCTTAACAATATGGCGCATCTCAATTACGTTCGTCATATTTTCCATTTTGCTTATTGATTTCCTTTTTGTTAAAAAACTCTTTGCTTACACAAAGAGTTTTCAATTATTAATTATTTAGTCGTTTCCCGAACTTTAATTTTACCGGCAATAATTTGCGCCTTAGCACGATTGACTGCAGTCCAGGTCTTAGCGGACAAGTTACCGCGAGTTAGTGAAACACCGTTACCCTTTAAGGTATAAACTAGGTGCTTGCCTCCTGGGAATTTGCCGCGATAGGCATCATCAGCTAATGACTTCGAGGCAACATCAAGCCCCTTCAAGACTGAAGTCAAAGTAAAGTTGGCCTTCTTGCCATCTTTAGTCTTGTAGTTACCCAAGTTAGACTGGTCAACATCAACGCCGATGACCCAAACTTTTTGACTGGCTGGCCGTGTTTGATTGCGATCCTTGGCTTCCTGGAAGACCCCATTACCTGCAGCACCCGCAGTTTGAAAAATAATATCGGTCTTATTGGCATACATTGATTGCGCTATTGACTTAGCCTTGTCAGTTGAAGCAAAATTCCCAACATATTCGGTTGAAACCTTAATCTTTTTGTGCAAAGCCTTTGCCCCATCTTGCACTCCTTGCTTAAAGCCAGCTTCAAATTTATCAATGATGCTGGATTTAGCACCGCCGATGAAGCCCACCTTATTTGTCTTAGTCGTATAAGCTGCTGCTAACCCGCCCAAATAAGAAGACTGGTTACTTTCAAATGTAACCGAGGCAACATTCTTTTGCCCTGTAATCACATCATCAATAATGACAAAATTCTTTTTGGGATTCTTTTTAGCTGATGCCTTAACTGAATCCGTCAACATATAACCAACGCCAACAATTGTTTGGTAGCCTGACTTAGCAGCTTGATTAAAGTTAGGAGTAAAGTCTGATGCACTACCTGATTGAAAGTATTGGTAGCCCTTGCCCCTAGTAAAACCGTGTTCTTTACCATAAGCCTTGAAGCCCTGCCAAGCAGCTTGATTAAATGACTGGTCATCAACCCCATTGTCATCAGTAATTAGAGCAATACTGCCTTTACTAGTTTGATTTCCCGAACTTTGCTTTTTGCCGGAGCATGCACTCAAAACCAAACTAACTGATGCCACAACTGTTCCTAAAGCTAACAACTTACTAAATTTACGCTGCAATTTTCTGCCCTCCATAAATAACGAACTATTAATAATCATTTTATCTTAAAAATACGTAATTGCAATAGTAATGTTTTTTATTTTACGGATAAGGCAGTTTTGTATGCGCTAAACAGCGAACTATTCTGCTGGGTGAATTGGCACTTTAATTGAACCAGCAATAATTTGCGACCGCGCCTCTTGGGCAATTTTCCAAGCAGCAGGAGTAATTTGTCCCCGCTTAATTGAGACACCATTGGTCTTGAGGCCATAAACAAGATGTTGTCCGCCAGGAAACTTACCGTTATACGCCCGATTAGCAATATCTTGGGTGGCAATATTGACGCCCGTAATTACTGAAGTTAAGACAAAGTTCGCCTTTTTGCCGTCCTTTGACTTGTAATTGCCTAAATATGACTGGTCAACATCAACGCCGATTGCCCAGACACGCTTAGAAGCAGGGCGATTTTGATTAATTGACTTGGCTTCTTGGAATAGACCATCACCAGTAGAGCCAGAAGCATGGAAGATAATATCCGCTTTTTTGGCATACATTGATTGGGCAATTGCCTTGCCTTTATCGGCACTGGTAAAACTGCCAGCATATTGGTTCAAAAGTGTTACCCTTTTATGCAATCTTTTAGCTTCATCATTCACGCCCTTGGTAAAGCCAGCATCAAACAGGTCAATAATATTGCCGTGAACGCCACCGATAAAACCAATCACGTTCGTCTTAGTTTCGGCAGCAGCAACAACTCCTGCTAAGTAGGCTGCTTGCTCACTCTTAAAGTTAGCCGAAGCAACGTTCTTTTGCCCGTTGATTACTTCATCAACAATCACGTAGTTCTTCTTGGGATTCTTCTTAGCTGCCGCACTGACGGCATCTTTTAAGTTGTAGCCAATCCCAAAAATTGTTTGGTAACCTGCCTTGCTGGCCTGGTCAAAGTTAGGCACAAAGTCAGCATCACTGCTTGATTGGAAATACTGGTAACCATTTTTTCCGCGCTGTAAATTATGCTGCTTGCCGTATGCCTTAAACCCATTCCACGCTGACTGGTTAAACGAATTATCATTGACCCCAGCTGCCGTTGTTACCAAAGCAATGGAATGTTTGGCACTATCACCTGTATTACCACTACCGCCCTGCTTTTTACCAGAACATGCTGTTAACACCAGACTAGCCGTGAAGACCAGTGCTGCTGTTGACCAAATTTTCTTGAACTTTATGCTCATGTTGTAACCCCCTAAATATCTTTTCAGTTATTAAAATATCAAGATTTAGTGGTTATGTCAAAGCAGCACCACAAGATGAAGTGCTGATTTATCAAGATTCTATAATTGGTCTAGAACATGTTCTAAGACAGACACACCATTATTTTTGTATGCTTCAAAGCAGAATTTGAAAATTTTTCAAAATTTGTCGACTTATGTAAAATTAGCCAAACAAAAAGACGCTTTTGCGTCTTGAAAAACTATTTTAATGATTGAGTAACCTTAACTTTTCCAGCAATAATTTGTGTACGCTGCTTTTGAACAGCCGTCCAAGCTGCGGCACTTAAATTACCCTTAGTAATCGCAACGCCGTTATTTTTCAGGCCATAGACTAAGTGCCGACCACCAGGAAATTCACCCTTAGCAGCCAAATCCGCTAATGATTTAGTTGCCACACCTAATCCTTTCAAAACCGAAGTCAGCGTAAAGTTATCCTTCTGACCATTTTTAGTTTTGTAATTACCTAAACCTGCTTGGTCGACATCAACGCCAATTACCCATACTTTCTGGGCTGCTGAATGCATTTGGTTGTAATCCTTAGCCTCCTGAAAAATACCATTGCCCGCCGTTCCCGCTGCTTGATAAATGATGTCACACTTATCTGAATACAGTGACTGGGCGATAGATTTTGCTTTATCAGTCGACGTAAAGTTACCAATATATTCATTCTTAACCGTTATTTTTTTGTGCAGCATTTTTGCACCAGCTTGAACGCCTTGACTAAAACCTGCCGCAAAAGAATTAATGATGCCTGATTTAGCACCACCAACAAAGCCGACAGAATTAGTTTTAGTCGTATAAGCTGCCGCAACACCGGCTAGATATGATGCTTCATTGCTTTTGAAAGTAACGGATGCCACATTTTTTTGGCCGGTAATCACATCATCGATAATGACAAAATTTT contains these protein-coding regions:
- a CDS encoding BMP family protein → MNKKRWHWLTIVLGISLVMTACSGKKQDTSKAKISKNSIALITDSSGVDDQSFNQAAWGGFTAFGKEHNLKRGSGYQYFQSNSAADYTPNFNQAASSGYQTIFGVGYALKDSVKAAAAKNPKKNFVIIDDVITGQKNVASVTFKSNEASYLAGVAAAYTTKTNSVGFVGGAKSGIINSFAAGFSQGVQAGAKMLHKKITVKNEYIGNFTSTDKAKSIAQSLYSDKCDIIYQAAGTAGNGIFQEAKDYNQMHSAAQKVWVIGVDVDQAGLGNYKTKNGQKDNFTLTSVLKGLGVATKSLADLAAKGEFPGGRHLVYGLKNNGVAITKGNLSAAAWTAVQKQRTQIIAGKVKVTQSLK
- a CDS encoding BMP family protein — its product is MSIKFKKIWSTAALVFTASLVLTACSGKKQGGSGNTGDSAKHSIALVTTAAGVNDNSFNQSAWNGFKAYGKQHNLQRGKNGYQYFQSSSDADFVPNFDQASKAGYQTIFGIGYNLKDAVSAAAKKNPKKNYVIVDEVINGQKNVASANFKSEQAAYLAGVVAAAETKTNVIGFIGGVHGNIIDLFDAGFTKGVNDEAKRLHKRVTLLNQYAGSFTSADKGKAIAQSMYAKKADIIFHASGSTGDGLFQEAKSINQNRPASKRVWAIGVDVDQSYLGNYKSKDGKKANFVLTSVITGVNIATQDIANRAYNGKFPGGQHLVYGLKTNGVSIKRGQITPAAWKIAQEARSQIIAGSIKVPIHPAE